The Formosa sp. Hel1_33_131 genome window below encodes:
- the hisH gene encoding imidazole glycerol phosphate synthase subunit HisH, with amino-acid sequence MNVIIIDYGAGNIQSIQFAFQRLGVHAKLSNSVEEIQRADKVIFPGVGEASQAMEMLKKSKLDLLIPTLKQEVLGICLGMQLLCNYSEEGDTKGLGVFDVNVKHFSNAVKVPHMGWNTIQNLQSDLLKTIPENSYMYSVHSYYADLGPQTIARSVYEHEFSAALQSDNFYGVQFHPEKSSKDGTQLLQNFLNL; translated from the coding sequence ATGAACGTTATAATAATCGATTACGGAGCAGGAAATATTCAGAGCATTCAATTTGCGTTTCAGCGTTTGGGAGTTCATGCCAAGCTCTCGAATTCAGTAGAGGAAATTCAAAGAGCGGATAAGGTCATTTTTCCAGGGGTTGGCGAAGCCAGTCAGGCAATGGAAATGTTGAAGAAATCAAAGTTAGACCTCTTAATTCCAACTCTCAAACAAGAGGTGTTGGGGATTTGTTTGGGAATGCAATTGTTATGCAATTATTCCGAAGAAGGCGATACCAAAGGGCTCGGGGTTTTTGATGTGAATGTCAAACACTTTTCAAATGCGGTTAAAGTCCCGCATATGGGATGGAACACGATTCAAAACCTCCAATCGGATTTATTGAAAACCATCCCTGAAAACAGCTATATGTACTCTGTACATAGTTATTATGCTGATCTAGGACCGCAAACCATTGCGCGTTCTGTGTATGAACATGAATTTTCAGCGGCTTTGCAATCTGATAATTTTTATGGGGTTCAATTTCATCCTGAAAAAAGCAGTAAAGACGGGACTCAATTATTACAAAACTTTTTAAACTTATAG
- the hisB gene encoding bifunctional histidinol-phosphatase/imidazoleglycerol-phosphate dehydratase HisB, whose product MKPVLFIDRDGTIIREPADEQIDSFEKLEFYPDVFSNLKKICQELDFEIVMITNQDGLGTEIYPENTFWPVHNFILDTFKNEGIVFEKQFIDRTFAKDNAPTRKPQTGLLTEYFTEAYDLENSYVIGDRLTDVELAKNLGCKGIFINDETHLGENEISVKQEELTPFIALETNRWDAIYEFLKAKQRVESIVRNTNETKIAITLNLDGTGQSQIDTGIAFFDHMLDQIARHGQMDLDIKVKGDLEVDEHHTIEDTAIALGNLFHTALGSKLGIERYGFCLPMDDCLAQVAIDFGGRNWLVWEADFKREYVGKMPTEMFMHFFKSFTDGAKCNLNIKADGSNEHHKIEAIFKAFAKAIKMSVKRDVNKMILPSTKGTLE is encoded by the coding sequence ATGAAGCCTGTATTATTTATAGATCGCGATGGAACGATCATCCGCGAACCTGCGGACGAACAAATTGATTCATTTGAGAAATTAGAATTCTACCCTGATGTATTTTCTAATTTAAAAAAAATCTGTCAAGAATTGGATTTTGAAATTGTCATGATTACCAATCAAGATGGTTTGGGAACGGAAATATACCCAGAAAATACATTTTGGCCGGTTCATAATTTCATCCTCGATACCTTTAAAAACGAAGGCATCGTTTTTGAAAAACAATTCATCGATCGTACGTTTGCTAAAGACAATGCACCAACCCGAAAACCGCAAACAGGTTTATTAACGGAGTATTTTACCGAAGCTTACGATTTAGAGAATTCTTATGTAATTGGCGACCGTTTAACAGATGTAGAACTGGCGAAAAACTTAGGGTGTAAAGGCATTTTTATCAACGATGAAACACATTTAGGTGAAAATGAAATCTCCGTCAAACAAGAGGAGCTAACTCCTTTTATCGCCTTAGAAACAAACCGTTGGGACGCCATTTATGAATTCCTTAAAGCGAAGCAACGCGTAGAGTCTATTGTGAGAAACACCAATGAAACGAAGATTGCGATCACTTTAAATTTAGACGGCACAGGACAAAGTCAGATTGATACTGGAATTGCCTTTTTTGACCACATGTTAGACCAAATCGCACGTCATGGACAAATGGATTTAGACATCAAAGTGAAAGGCGATTTAGAAGTTGATGAACATCATACCATCGAAGATACGGCGATTGCACTCGGGAATTTATTTCACACCGCCTTGGGCTCAAAATTAGGTATTGAACGCTATGGCTTTTGCTTGCCAATGGACGATTGTTTGGCACAAGTTGCCATTGATTTTGGAGGTAGAAACTGGTTGGTTTGGGAAGCTGATTTTAAACGTGAATACGTCGGTAAAATGCCTACGGAAATGTTTATGCACTTCTTTAAATCCTTTACGGATGGGGCTAAGTGCAATTTAAACATCAAAGCTGATGGGAGTAATGAACATCACAAAATAGAGGCGATTTTTAAGGCGTTTGCAAAAGCGATCAAAATGTCCGTCAAACGCGATGTGAATAAAATGATTTTACCATCAACCAAAGGAACTTTAGAATAA
- the hisC gene encoding histidinol-phosphate transaminase encodes MDLNKLVRKNIQQMKPYSSARDEYKDLQTDMVFLDANENPFDSSLNRYPDPQQTALKAIISKQKEVASDQILLGNGSDEVLDLIFRAFCEPNQDSILTLPPTYGMYEVLANLNAIENIQVPLNSDFQIEVDSILEHIKPTTKLLFICSPNNPSGNTVDRTAVERLLKDFKGLVVIDEAYIDFTEESSWIQWLNVYPNLIVTQTLSKAYGLAGIRLGICYASKEIIAVLNKIKPPYNINTLTQEAALKALHNKEVVSDQIASIINERNRLNKALETYPFIKKLYPSEANFILIKVDDANKRYDELIKNGIVVRNRSSQSHCENCLRITVGTPSENTQLLTLLKTLK; translated from the coding sequence ATGGATCTAAATAAATTAGTTCGAAAGAATATACAACAGATGAAACCCTATTCGTCTGCGCGCGATGAATATAAAGACTTGCAAACGGATATGGTATTTTTGGATGCCAATGAAAACCCTTTTGACAGTTCTTTAAATCGGTATCCAGATCCACAGCAAACGGCTTTAAAAGCTATCATTTCAAAACAAAAAGAAGTGGCGTCAGATCAAATACTTTTGGGGAATGGCAGCGACGAAGTCTTGGATTTAATTTTCAGAGCGTTTTGTGAACCCAATCAAGACAGTATTCTCACATTGCCTCCGACTTATGGGATGTACGAAGTCTTGGCAAATTTGAATGCCATTGAGAATATACAAGTGCCTTTAAACTCTGATTTTCAAATAGAGGTCGATTCGATTCTAGAACATATAAAACCAACTACTAAACTATTGTTCATCTGTTCGCCGAACAATCCTTCTGGAAACACGGTCGATCGTACCGCAGTTGAACGTCTTTTGAAAGACTTTAAAGGGCTGGTTGTCATAGATGAAGCCTATATCGATTTTACAGAAGAAAGCAGTTGGATCCAATGGCTGAATGTGTATCCAAATTTAATCGTCACACAAACCCTTTCTAAAGCCTATGGGTTGGCGGGGATTCGGTTGGGGATTTGTTATGCCTCCAAAGAAATTATTGCGGTATTAAATAAAATAAAACCCCCGTATAACATCAATACGCTTACGCAGGAAGCAGCATTGAAAGCACTCCATAATAAGGAAGTGGTTTCTGATCAAATTGCTTCCATTATAAACGAACGCAACAGATTAAACAAAGCCTTAGAAACTTATCCCTTTATTAAAAAGCTATACCCTTCAGAAGCAAATTTTATTTTAATCAAAGTAGATGATGCCAACAAACGTTACGATGAATTGATTAAAAATGGGATCGTTGTCAGAAATAGAAGCTCTCAATCGCATTGTGAAAATTGCTTAAGAATCACGGTGGGGACACCTTCTGAAAACACACAATTATTAACCTTATTAAAGACTCTAAAATGA